GGCCTTCTTGAGGTTTAAATTGTCGCACTCCGGCCCGCCAGTGCTTTGTGTCTCTCGGTCGAACGCCCGGTATGAAAGTCGAGTACGACTACGACACCTGTATCGGGATGTTCCAGTGTGTCGCCGAGTGGGACGCCTTCGAGCGAGACGAGGACGCCGGCAAAGCCGTCCTGACCGACAGCGAGGAAGTCGAGGAGGATCTGTTCGTCCGCGAGGTGCCCGACGGCACGGAACTCGACGCGAAGTTCGCCGCCCGGGCCTGCCCAGTCGACGCCATCACGGTCTACGACGACGACGGCGAGCAACTGATTCCCTGAACGGATCAAACGGCTATTTGAGCATACGTCGACACTTTTTGAATCCCGTGTGTCGGTACGAGTGTGAACCGACGCCACTTCCTGGCTGGTACGGCCTCGGCCGCCGCGCTCCTGGCCGGCTGTGCTAGCAGCGGCGAATCGCCTCCGAACACCGACGATCCGGCGACCGACGACCCACCGAGTAGTGATCCGACGACCGAGCCGCCGACCACCGAACCGCCGACGACAGAGCCGCCGACCACCGAACCGCCGACGACAGAGCCGCCGTCGGATCCGGCGGACGGTGCAGCGCTCGTCAACGGGAGCTTCGAGTCGGATCTGGAGGGCTGGACGAAGGGCAAGGATCTGCCGGCCGACCCCAACAACCCCGACCAGAAGGTCGATTCGGAGATCAAGGTGACGACCGACCGCGCCTCCGAGGGCGATACTGGCCTGTTCGGCTTTCTCGACGGCAGCGCCGACGACGGAACCATCTGGGTCCAGCAGGAGGCCGACCTCTCGGAGGTCTCGACGCTCAAGGTCGACGGCTACAGCGAGCAGGAGTCGTTCAACACGGTCCTGCAGGTCGCGACCTACGCCGGCCCCGTCCCCGAGGACGGCCTCGTCGAGAGGGACTTCGACCGCAGCAACTCGCTGTGGGACCACGAAGGATGGAAGACCTACGAGTACGACGTCGACCACGACGGCGAGGGCCTGATCGCCGTCGGCCTCAACATCGTCTGGGAGACCAACGCTGCGGGGGTCCTCGACAACGTGCGGCTGGAGTAGTCGCCCCGGAGAAAACCGACGGTAGCGGAGTCGACGAATCCATTGACATGGTCCCCCTTCTCACACCAGCACCTCCACCTCGTAGCCGTGTCTCTTCAGCGCGTCGATCAACTCATCGACGTGCTCCGGCCCCTTGGTCTCCAGATCGAGTTCGACCTCGGCGTCGTTCATCGCGATGTCCCGCGACGCGCGGTCGTGCTCGATCGCGTAGATGTTGGCCTGCTGCTCTGAGATCACTTCGACGAGCTGTTCGAGCGACCCCGGCCGATCTTTGAGCACCGTCTTCAGTCGGAGATACCGCCCCGTCTCGATCAACCCGCGCATGATCACCGTCGTCAGGACGTTCAGGTCGATGTTACCACCACAGAGCGCGGGAACGATCACCTCGTCCTCCTCGAAGTCGAACTTCTCGAACAGCACCGCCGCCAGCGGGACCGCACCCGCCCCCTCGACGAGGGTCTTCGAGCGCTCCAGCAGTTTCGTCAGCGCGACCGCAATTTCGGAGTCGCTGACGGTGACGACCTCGTCGACGCGCTCGCGGATAATCTCGAAGGTCTGGGTTCCGACCTTGCGGGTCGCGATCCCGTCGGCGATTGTCTCGACGCCCTCGCGCTCGACGACCTCGCCTTTCTCCAGGGACTGGGCGACGCTGGAGGCCCCTTCGGCCTGCACGCCGATCACGCGGATATCCTCGTCTTTGCCTTTCAGCGCCGTGGCGATTCCCGAAATCAGGCCACCGCCACCGATCGGGACGACGACGGTTTCGACGCCCGGCAGATCTTCGTAGATCTCCAGACCGATCGTCCCCTGACCGGCCATCACCATCGGGTCGTCGAAGGCGTGGACGTACGTCCGCCCTTCTTCGCGGGCGATCTCGTGAGCGCGCTCGGACGCGGCGTCGTAGTCTTCACCCGAGAGAACGACCGACGCCCCGTAGTTGCGGGTGGCCTCGATCTTCGAGATGGGGGCGTGCTCGGGCATGACGATCTTCGAGTCGACGCCCATCCGCGTGGCCGCCAGCGCGACGCCCTGGGCGTGGTTGCCTGCGCTCGCGGTGACGACGCCGGCGTCTTTCTCGGCCTCGCTGAGCGTCGCGATCCGGTTGGTCGCGCCCCTGATCTTGAACGCGCCCGTCCGCTGGAACGTCTCTAGCTTCAGGTGGACAGTCGCGCCTGTCATCGACGAGAACGTGTGTGAGTAGTCCAGTGGCGTGTGCCGGGCGGTCTCGGCGACCCGATCGCGCGCAGCCAGCACGTCCGAAAGCGACAGCATGGGGGAGAGTTGCGCCGCTGGGCTGTTAGGTGTGTGGGAAGGAGAGGGTGAAACGTGTGACAGCAAATAGAGACACTGCCGGGATGAACATAAACCCGATGGAAGCAGACTGAAAGTGAAAGTGCAAGACTGAAGTCGGATGAGGCACGCGTCAGACGCGCGGCGAACGGCCGTCTGATAGATCAATTAATCCTGATAGATGGCTCGCGGGAGTCGAGGTATCGCTCCACGCAATCCGGGAATGGCGCGGCGCTCGGCCAGTCGGCGTCAGCCGCGAGCGCGTCCGGGTCGCCGACGTAGACGGCGGCCCGCGTCGGTGTCTCGGCCCCCTCGACAGGCACCGAGACGCGGATGTAGAGTCCGCGATCGACACCCTCGTATGCGTCGAGGCGCTCGATCTCGTCGGTTTCGAGTAGCCGTCCGCCGACGCTGCCGCCGGGTGCGAGCGTCGGGTACTCGCCGTCGACGCGGTGGAGGCCCGAGAGGGTCGCGGTGCCGGCGTACGAGAAGTCGTCGAGAATCTGTGCGACGCGTCCGCTGTCGGTCAGCGTGCCGTAGACGAAGACGAGCATCCCCCTACCGTTCGTCGACGGGGACGAACTCGGCGTCGCTCGGGCCGGTGTAGCGCGCTCGCGGGCGGATGAGACGGTTATCTACCACTTTTTCCTCGTCGGGTATCCTCGCTCACTGTGTTCGCTCGCGGGTCACTTCGCTCCCCGCTCGCGCGTACGAGACTCTCACTCCGCTCGAGTCTCGCGCTCGCTGCGGGTACCACTCCTCGCAAAAACTTGGGGAAAAAGGCTGCCGTCTCACGCTGTTCGACGGCAGTGAACCGACGGCTTCGCCGTCGGATATCTTCCATTACCGTTCGTCGACGGGGACGAACTCGGCGTCGCTCGGGCCGGTGTAGCGCGCTCGCGGGCGGATGAGACGGTTGTCCTCCTGATATTCGAGGACGTGCGCGATCCAGCCGCCGGATCGGCTCATCGCGAAGATCGGAGTGAAGAGGTCGATCGGGATGCCCATCTGGTAGTACGTCGACGCCGAGTAGAAGTCGACGTTCGGCGCGAGGTCCTTGTTCTCGGCCATATACTGCTCGATGGCCTGACTCATGGAGAACCACTTGTAGTCGCCGGCAGCCTCGCCGAGGTCGCGGGACTTCTCGCCGAGGATCTTCGCCCGTGGGTCCTTGACGTTGTAGACGCGATGGCCGAACCCGGGGACGCGCCGGCCGTTTTCGAGCGCGTCGTCGACCCATTCGACCGCCGACTTCTCGCTGTCGTCGACTTCCTTGAGCATCCGCATGACGTTCTGATTGGCCCCGCCGTGGAGGCCGCCCTTGAGCGTTCCAATCGCACTCGTCACCGAGGAGTAGATGTCCGACATCGTCGAGGCGGTGACCATCGCGGCGAACGTCGAGGCGTTGATTCCGTGGTCAGCGTGGAGGACGAGGGCCATGTCGAACACCTCCGCGAGAGTATCGTCGGGCTCCTCTCCGTTGAGCATGTACAGGAAGTTCGCGGCGTGGCTCAGGTCTTCTCGCGGTTCGACGGGCGCTTCGCCGTCGCGCAGGCGTTTGTACGCGGCGACGATCGTCGGCATCTTCGCGGTGATCCGCATTCCGCGCGTGAGATCGGCCTCCCGGTCCCCGGGCTCATTGCCGGCGTCGTCGTAGGCCGAGAGCATCGACGTGGCGGTCCGGAGTGCGGCCATGGGGTTCTCTTCGGCCGCTGCGAGTTCCTCGACCGTATCGAGAACGCCGTCGTCGACGGCGCGGTAGCCGGCCATCTCCTCGGCGAACGTCTCCAGGTCGTCTGCGGCGGGCAACTCCCCGTGCCAGAGGAGATAGAGGACCTCCTCGTAGCTGGCCTCACGTGCCAGGTCCTCGATCGTGTAGCCCCTGTAGATGAGCCGTCCAGCGTCGCCATCGATGTCGCTCAGTGCTGATTCGGCGACGAGGACACCTTCCAGACCCTTCTTGAGGTCGTCTGACATACCTTCTAGGTCTCGACCTTGGGGGAAAAACATTGTCGTTCGCCCGTCTGGTGACTGTCTGTTTCGGATCGAAACTAACACAATTTCGGCTATTTCTCCGACGATCGGGCAGAATCGAGGGTGATATCTCGTCGAGTGGCTGGATTTGGCCGATTCTACCCCCCGATGCCGGCGTCCGGCCGAACGCTTTTTTCTACTGCCCGCGAATCGCCATCCTATGGACGAGGAGGTCGGTTACGAACCGGTCAGCGTCAAGGACGTGCTGGCCGAGATGAAAGACACCGCCGAGCTGCTGATCGATCTCTCCTACTCGGCGGTGTTGCTGGGCAGTGACGACATCGCCGAGGAAGTGCTCGACCTCGAAGCCAGGATGGACGTGCTCCACCTCCGCGCCCGGATGAGCCTCTTGATGGCCGCGCGCAATCCCGAGGACGCGGAGGCGCTCGCGCCCGTTCTCGGCGTCGTGGGTGCGGCCGAAAAGATCAGCGACGCTGCCGGCGATATCGCCAAGATCGTCCTCGAAGACATCGGCCTGCCCGAAGCGATGCGGGCTGCCCTTCCGGAGGCGATCGAGACACTCGTCCGGGCCACAGCCGTCGACGACTCTGCGTACGTCGGTCGAACGCTCGGAGCGATCAACCTCGAAACCGAGACCGGCGTCCGCGTTATCGCGATCCGCCGCGGCGGCGAGTGGCTACTCAACCCCGACGCCGAGACGACGATCGAGGCCGGCGATGTCGCGCTCTTGCGGGGACCTACCGACGGACTCGACAGGGTCTACACCGACGTGACCGGTGAGACCTACGAGACGCTCGAGCCGCCGACCGAGGAGTTCGACGACCTCGAACGCGCGGTCGACTCGATCGTCCTGATGAAGAACATGAGCGAACTCGCGGTCGATCTGGCTTACGGATCGGTCCTGTTCGACAGCGAGGCCGTCGCCGAAGAGGTCCGCGAGCTAGAGGCCGAGGTCGACGCCCTCCAGTCGCGCTTCGAGGCCTGGACCCTCCGCTCGGCGAGTCGTGTCGACGAGCCGATCAACCTCCGGGGGTTGGTCCACCTCGGCCGCTCGACCGAGGTCATCTCCGACGCCGCCCTGGAGATCAGCGAGGGCGTCCTCATGGGGATCGGCACGCATCCAGTCGTCGCCGCGGCCGTCGAGGAGAGCGACGAGGTGATCGTCCGGGTATCGGTCGAACCCGACAGTGACCTCGCGGGCACGACGCTGGGCGAGACGGCAGTCAAGACAGAGACGGGAATGCGTATCATCGCGGTCCGCCACGCCGGCCGCGAGAGCCAGCGCACCGGGCGCGAAGGTAGCGACTGGGTCATCTCGCCGACGGCGGCGACCGAGATCGAAGGTGGAGATATCCTTCTCGCGAAAGGCACTCGAAGCGGCGCGTCGCGACTCTCGGAACTGGCGTCGTAGGCGACGCTCGCTGCTATCAGAGATCTTTTGCCAGACGTCGCGCTCGGAGCGCGACCAGGATCGTCGTCACGAGCGCACCGAGCGCCAGCAACAACGACAGGGCGAGCCCGACGTACCAGACACTCGATCCGAACCCGGCCTCGCTGGGGAGGCCGACGAAGGTCGCGAAGACGACGATCGTGACGACAGTCGCGAACACGAATCCCTGAAGCGCGTGCTTGCGGACGTTCAGTGCGTCCAGAAAGCGTGCCCGACCTGACTCGGCTCGATCGTTCGACACGCCCGCTCGTAGGAGCGACAGCGTAAAAATCGCACCGATACAGCGTCCACGCGTGCTTGCAACCGCTACAGACGGAACCGAACCGCCTAAGACGGTCCGTCTGCCCAATTTTAGTAATGACGAGTCTCGGTACGGCGAGTGCGGCCCCGGGTGAGATGGACACGGGGCGGCTGTGGGTCGGCGAGACGCGCGACGGGACCGACGTCGGGCTGCCAGTGGCAGTGATCAACGGCGCTGATTCGGGCAAGACTCTCTACGTCCAGGCCGCCAGTGATGGCGACGAACTCAACGGCGTCGGCGTCCTCCAGCGGTTCGTCCCGCAGCTCGATCCCACGGAGCTGTCGGGGACGATCCTGATCACGGGGATCGTCAACTACCACGCTTTCCAGGTCGCCGAGCACCGCAACCCCATCGACGACACCAAGATGAACCGGGCCTACCCCGGTGACGCCGACGGGACGTCGACCGAGCGGATCGCCGCCGCGACCTTCGACGCCGCCACGCGGGCGGATCTGGTGGTCGACCTCCACCAGGGGTCGACCAGCCGGATGATCAACGAGGTCCGCGTGCGGTGTGGGCGGCGCCACCGTCGCCACCAGGCCTGTCTCGAACTTGCGAAGGTCTTCGACTGCGGCCACGTCCTCGATCAGAAAGGCCCCGACGGCCAGCTCGCCCGCGCCGCCCCCGACGAAGGAATCCCGACGATCGACCCGGAACTGGGCGGCTGTGTCGGCTGGGACGAACAGAGTATCCAGTACGGTGTCCAGGGGCTGTGGAACGTGCTCGACTACTACGATTTCCTCCAGGGAGAGGTCGAACTCACCACGCAAACGCGGGCCAGCGGCTTCGACCAGTACGGAGCGCCCGCCGGCGGGCTCGTCGACTTCAAAGTCGATCTCGGTGAGGAAGTCACGCGCGGCGATACCCTCTATACGATCACCGACGTCTTCGGCTCCAAGAAGGATGTCGTGACCG
The Halapricum salinum genome window above contains:
- a CDS encoding DUF7536 family protein, whose product is MSNDRAESGRARFLDALNVRKHALQGFVFATVVTIVVFATFVGLPSEAGFGSSVWYVGLALSLLLALGALVTTILVALRARRLAKDL
- a CDS encoding twin-arginine translocation signal domain-containing protein — translated: MNRRHFLAGTASAAALLAGCASSGESPPNTDDPATDDPPSSDPTTEPPTTEPPTTEPPTTEPPTTEPPSDPADGAALVNGSFESDLEGWTKGKDLPADPNNPDQKVDSEIKVTTDRASEGDTGLFGFLDGSADDGTIWVQQEADLSEVSTLKVDGYSEQESFNTVLQVATYAGPVPEDGLVERDFDRSNSLWDHEGWKTYEYDVDHDGEGLIAVGLNIVWETNAAGVLDNVRLE
- the citZ gene encoding citrate synthase; protein product: MSDDLKKGLEGVLVAESALSDIDGDAGRLIYRGYTIEDLAREASYEEVLYLLWHGELPAADDLETFAEEMAGYRAVDDGVLDTVEELAAAEENPMAALRTATSMLSAYDDAGNEPGDREADLTRGMRITAKMPTIVAAYKRLRDGEAPVEPREDLSHAANFLYMLNGEEPDDTLAEVFDMALVLHADHGINASTFAAMVTASTMSDIYSSVTSAIGTLKGGLHGGANQNVMRMLKEVDDSEKSAVEWVDDALENGRRVPGFGHRVYNVKDPRAKILGEKSRDLGEAAGDYKWFSMSQAIEQYMAENKDLAPNVDFYSASTYYQMGIPIDLFTPIFAMSRSGGWIAHVLEYQEDNRLIRPRARYTGPSDAEFVPVDER
- a CDS encoding gamma-glutamylcyclotransferase family protein; the protein is MLVFVYGTLTDSGRVAQILDDFSYAGTATLSGLHRVDGEYPTLAPGGSVGGRLLETDEIERLDAYEGVDRGLYIRVSVPVEGAETPTRAAVYVGDPDALAADADWPSAAPFPDCVERYLDSREPSIRIN
- a CDS encoding succinylglutamate desuccinylase/aspartoacylase family protein; translated protein: MTSLGTASAAPGEMDTGRLWVGETRDGTDVGLPVAVINGADSGKTLYVQAASDGDELNGVGVLQRFVPQLDPTELSGTILITGIVNYHAFQVAEHRNPIDDTKMNRAYPGDADGTSTERIAAATFDAATRADLVVDLHQGSTSRMINEVRVRCGRRHRRHQACLELAKVFDCGHVLDQKGPDGQLARAAPDEGIPTIDPELGGCVGWDEQSIQYGVQGLWNVLDYYDFLQGEVELTTQTRASGFDQYGAPAGGLVDFKVDLGEEVTRGDTLYTITDVFGSKKDVVTADSNGILWRTRRLPQVATGEYVCSVGTNVDTY
- a CDS encoding potassium channel family protein, with protein sequence MDEEVGYEPVSVKDVLAEMKDTAELLIDLSYSAVLLGSDDIAEEVLDLEARMDVLHLRARMSLLMAARNPEDAEALAPVLGVVGAAEKISDAAGDIAKIVLEDIGLPEAMRAALPEAIETLVRATAVDDSAYVGRTLGAINLETETGVRVIAIRRGGEWLLNPDAETTIEAGDVALLRGPTDGLDRVYTDVTGETYETLEPPTEEFDDLERAVDSIVLMKNMSELAVDLAYGSVLFDSEAVAEEVRELEAEVDALQSRFEAWTLRSASRVDEPINLRGLVHLGRSTEVISDAALEISEGVLMGIGTHPVVAAAVEESDEVIVRVSVEPDSDLAGTTLGETAVKTETGMRIIAVRHAGRESQRTGREGSDWVISPTAATEIEGGDILLAKGTRSGASRLSELAS
- the ilvA gene encoding threonine ammonia-lyase → MLSLSDVLAARDRVAETARHTPLDYSHTFSSMTGATVHLKLETFQRTGAFKIRGATNRIATLSEAEKDAGVVTASAGNHAQGVALAATRMGVDSKIVMPEHAPISKIEATRNYGASVVLSGEDYDAASERAHEIAREEGRTYVHAFDDPMVMAGQGTIGLEIYEDLPGVETVVVPIGGGGLISGIATALKGKDEDIRVIGVQAEGASSVAQSLEKGEVVEREGVETIADGIATRKVGTQTFEIIRERVDEVVTVSDSEIAVALTKLLERSKTLVEGAGAVPLAAVLFEKFDFEEDEVIVPALCGGNIDLNVLTTVIMRGLIETGRYLRLKTVLKDRPGSLEQLVEVISEQQANIYAIEHDRASRDIAMNDAEVELDLETKGPEHVDELIDALKRHGYEVEVLV
- a CDS encoding ferredoxin, translating into MKVEYDYDTCIGMFQCVAEWDAFERDEDAGKAVLTDSEEVEEDLFVREVPDGTELDAKFAARACPVDAITVYDDDGEQLIP